A genomic segment from Nicotiana tabacum cultivar K326 chromosome 7, ASM71507v2, whole genome shotgun sequence encodes:
- the LOC107830052 gene encoding uncharacterized protein LOC107830052: MSEQPKKALFKHKSWSPDIQREEVWLKRKRTNRMRLAAIRRSMSLPAAAAADDRRSTSVTDEDVEELRACFELGFGFDPSDDLDPKLTKAFPALELYQAVNKLSRSSSSVSTVASDSCETPSSGESSVSIVEPGDDAETAKMRLKQWAQVVALSVRRSPSF, encoded by the exons ATGTCTGAACAACCGAAAAAAGCcctattcaaacacaaatcatGGTCTCCTGACATTCAACGTGAAGAAGTTTGGCTCAAACGTAAGAGAACTAACCGTATGCGCCTCGCCGCCATCCGCCGTTCCATGAGCCTCCCCGCCGCTGCTGCCGCTGACGACCGTCGTTCAACGAGCGTCACTGACGAGGACGTCGAAGAACTCCGCGCTTGTTTTGAATTAGGATTCGGGTTTGATCCGTCGGATGATTTGGATCCGAAGCTTACAAAAGCTTTTCCCGCTTTGGAGCTTTATCAAGCTGTGAATAAGTTATCCAGATCTTCTTCTTCTGTTTCGACGGTAGCTTCCGATTCATGTGAAACTCCGTCCTCAGGTGAAAGCTCTGTCTCCATTGTTGAACcag GTGATGATGCGGAGACAGCGAAGATGAGATTGAAGCAGTGGGCACAAGTGGTGGCTCTTTCAGTGCGAAGATCACCTTCGTTTTAG
- the LOC107830047 gene encoding cold-regulated protein 27: protein MEDSYRPETPPGSCTNELTRLNSSASSLTFANSNDTLLPSGNATTDKNTGWTNEKHNTFLDCLEASFVKQLHSFMASHDESCSDLSEKLSAHVNKASEQFPALHDVSWKKMITLRKPPVVDSAPDSHDCPKFLHSDGQHHILDIQFCCKLHSKEKRRKDKRSSSCGHGTRSHLILSESAGLRKKVCRLTEGSGQNFVDEDFEENSSCKKMKTALVDTTDQEQIVPTRYLGVQELLVPCPREITN, encoded by the exons ATGGAAGACAGCTACAGGCCGGAGACACCGCCGGGAAGTTGCACTAATGAGTTGACCCGGTTGAATTCAAGCGCGTCATctttaacttttgccaattccAACGATACTTTGCTGCCGAGTGGAAATGCTACCACG GACAAGAACACAGGATGGACAAATGAGAAGCACAATACATTTCTAGACTGTCTTGAAGCATCATTTGTAAAGCAGTTACACAGCTTCATGGCATCACATGACGAGAGCTGCAGCGATTTGTCTGAAAAGCTATCTGCACATGTCAACAAAGCTTCGGAGCAG TTTCCTGCTCTGCATGATGTCAGTTGGAAGAAGATGATTACTCTGAGGAAGCCACCTGTTGTGGATAGTGCACCTGATTCTCATGATTGCCCAAAATTTCTACACAGTGATGGACAGCATCACATTCTGGATATCCAATTTTGTTGTAAACTCCATAGCAAGGAGAAACGAAGGAAAGATAAGAGGTCTTCATCTTGTGGACACGGAACAAGATCACATTTAATCCTATCCGAATCTGCAGGACTTAGGAAAAAAGTTTGTAGACTTACTG AAGGTTCTGGTCAAAATTTTGTGGAtgaagattttgaagaaaactcgAGCTGCAAAAAGATGAAGACAGCTTTGGTGGACACTACAGACCAAGAGCAA ATTGTTCCAACAAGGTATCTTGGAGTCCAGGAGTTGCTAGTTCCATGTCCCAGAGAAATAACCAATTAA
- the LOC107830046 gene encoding glycoprotein 3-alpha-L-fucosyltransferase A — MSNSNAPNKQWRNWLPLFVALVVIAEFSFLVRLDVAEKANSWADSFYQFTTASWSTSKLSADHGDVEEVQLGVLSGELLSGDFDQGFVPGSCEEWLEKEDSVAYSRDFDNEPIFVHGPGQELKSCSIGCKFGTDSDKKPDAAFRLPQQAGTASVLRSMESAQYYAENNITLARRRGYDVVMTTSLSSDVPVGYFSWAEYDIMAPVQPKTENALAAAFISNCGARNFRLQALEALERANIRIDSYGSCHHNRDGRVDKVEALKRYKFSLAFENSNEEDYVTEKFFQSLVAGSIPVVVGAPNIQDFAPSPNSVLHIKEIKDAESIANTMKYLAQNPIAYNESLRWKFEGPSDAFKALVDMAAVHSSCRLCIFLASRIREREEQSPKFMKRPCKCTRGTETVYHVYVRERGRFEMDSIFLRSSNLSLKAFESAILSRFKSVKHVPVWKEERPQVLRGDDELKLYKVYPVGLTQRQAVFSFRFNGDTEFKNYIQSHPCAKFEAIFV; from the exons ATGTCAAATTCAAACGCACCCAATAAACAATGGCGCAATTGGTTGCCTCTCTTCGTTGCCCTAGTGGTTATAGCAGAGTTTTCTTTTCTGGTTCGACTCGACGTGGCTGAAAAAGCCAACTCTTGGGCCGACTCGTTTTATCAGTTCACCACGGCGTCTTGGTCCACCTCTAAACTGTCTGCTGACCACGGCGACGTTGAGGAGGTCCAGTTGGGTGTTTTGAGTGGTGAGTTATTGAGTGGTGACTTTGATCAGGGCTTCGTACCTGGGAGTTGCGAGGAATGGTTGGAAAAGGAAGATTCTGTGGCTTATTCGAGGGATTTTGATAATGAACCAATTTTTGTTCATGGGCCTGGACAG GAATTGAAATCCTGTTCCATAGGATGTAAGTTTGGAACAGATTCCGATAAGAAGCCTGATGCGGCATTTCGGCTACCACAACAAGCTGGCACAGCTAGTGTGCTACGGTCGATGGAGTCAGCTCAATACTATGCAGAGAACAACATTACTTTGGCACGACG AAGGGGATATGATGTTGTAATGACAACAAGCCTCTCTTCAGATGTTCCTGTTGGATATTTCTCTTGGGCTGAGTATGATATCATGGCTCCAGTACAACCTAAAACAGAGAATGCCTTAGCAGCCGCTTTCATTTCTAATTGTGGTGCTCGCAACTTCCGCTTGCAAGCTTTAGAAGCCCTTGAAAGGGCAAATATCAGAATTGATTCTTATGGCAGTTGTCATCATAACAGGGATGGAAGAG TTGACAAAGTGGAAGCACTGAAGCGGTACAAGTTTAGCTTGGCTTTTGAGAATTCTAATGAGGAGGACTATGTAACTGAAAAATTCTTTCAGTCTCTGGTAGCTG GATCAATCCCTGTGGTGGTTGGTGCTCCAAACATCCAAGACTTTGCTCCTTCTCCTAATTCAGTTTTACACATTAAAGAGATAAAAGATGCTGAATCAATTGCCAATACCATGAAGTACCTTGCTCAAAACCCTATTGCATACAATGAGTCATTAAG GTGGAAGTTTGAGGGCCCATCTGATGCCTTCAAAGCCCTGGTTGATATGGCAGCAGTTCATTCATCTTGTCGTTTGTGCATCTTCTTGGCAAGTAGGATCCGGGAAAGAGAAGAGCAGAGTCCAAAATTTATGAAGCGTCCCTGCAAATGTACTAGAGGGACTGAAACTGTCTATCATGTATATGTACGTGAAAGAGGGAGGTTTGAGATGGATTCCATTTTCTTAAG ATCGAGTAATTTGTCTTTAAAGGCGTTTGAATCTGCTATCCTCTCGAGGTTCAAGTCTGTTAAACATGTTCCTGTTTGGAAGGAGGAAAGACCTCAAGTACTACGCGGTGATGATGAACTCAAACTTTACAAAGTATATCCTGTTGGCTTGACACAGAGACAAGCAGTGTTTTCCTTCAGATTCAACGGGGATACTGAGTTTAAGAATTACATTCAAAGCCACccatgtgcaaaatttgaagccaTATTCGTATAG